The DNA segment TGAAAGTCTTTAGTATGTTTGTATTGATGATGCAGAAGAATCTTCAATCGGAAACGGTCATACCTTCGGAATCCGAACGCATCTCGCTTAATAACCTTCGTTTGATTGTTCAACCCTTCTACGAATCCATTGCTATAGTTGAACGCAAAGCTGTTCAAAATCTCTGGTTGCCAGTTCTTCAACGTTTTTATCCCCTGAATAAACTCCGAAAGCCCAGCTTGAT comes from the Pontibacillus halophilus JSM 076056 = DSM 19796 genome and includes:
- a CDS encoding transposase is translated as QAGLSEFIQGIKTLKNWQPEILNSFAFNYSNGFVEGLNNQTKVIKRDAFGFRRYDRFRLKILLHHQYKHTKDFQVG